The DNA window GAAGAAGGGAGAAGGATACTCAGGCATAGCCAGCCTAATAATAGGATGCTCCTCCAGCATACCCTACTTGTGGATAGCTTGATGTATGGTATCCtgtaaaaaatgatttcatagTTCAGTGAACACGATTCTGTTTTGCGAAttataaaaagagaaatattgcattacttaaaaatcaaattgactTACCTGAAACCATAGGTACAGAAATGGCGGAAGATTTCCCGTAACCGGTCATCTTTTTACCATATCCGCTCATCTTCTTTCCGTATCCGCCGTAGTGTTTCTTTCCATATCCAGATCCTCCGATGTGTCCCCCAATCATACCGCCCATTCCTCCAAATCCACTAGCGCCCGTAAATCCACCGACACCAGCGCCCATTCCTCCCATAAACCCACCAGCGTTCATTCCTTCGACGAATGGAGAAACGCCTCCCATTCCGAATCCTCCCCTCCTTGGCCCGCCAAGGAAGAAACCAAAGGAGTCGTCATCGAAGAAATCATCGTCGTAAAAGTCATCATCGTAAAAGTCATCATCGAAGAATCCATCATCAAAGATTCCATCATCCCCGCCAAATCCGACGATAAATGGTCCCCTGCGCCACTGGGCGGAACAGCTGGCCAAAAGGACGGCAgccaaggtcaaggtcaggaaGGACTTCATGGTTTCTACAGGAATACAGAACGCATATCTCATggtaaaacgaaatacaaaacGCAGGGTAATAGAACATTTTACAATTCAAGTAagtgtttttttcaaaatgtaaagatAACATTCGCTCATATTTGTTTCAAGATTACCTTTATTTTTGAATGGGAATGATGCAACtgtttaagttttaaatatgagttggttttttttgaaaatccttTTTGAGCTCCAGCAAATAACACACTAATACTTACAATACTTACCGAGAGAGAAGAGACACTGGTATTTAACCACCGTTCGTTGGTCTATATAAAGGGTTCCATGCTGTAACGTACACGAGCTGTTTGGCATAGGGGTGTCGAGCAGACGTTATACATTGCTTATCGAACATGTCTGTCAATCGCTTCCCGATCCACAAAAATCCAAGCTTTAAGGGAAATCCCCTGTATGTGTGCAAAATCTATATGATTTTGCATCTAAGGCAATTTGAGGTTTACAGTTCAATGAATAGTCTGGATCCCGCCCCCGCCACCGTGTTTCACTTTGAAGTGATCTCAACGCTGCAGAGAGGGTCATATCAACCGAATGATGGTGTAATCTCTCTGAGGTTTCTCTAATCTTATTAAACAAGAAttcttaattttcaaaatgtaagaAAGTATAAGAAGTTTTGTAATATCAAAACGTGAATAAAAAATACGATACCTTTTAAATTATAGAGTCATGAAGCGCCTAATAAAGAAACAACCatacttttgatttaaaaaacgacaaattaattcataagttagttttaaaggattttgatatttttattagcTCGCCTGAGCcgaaggctcaagtgagcttttctgatcaagatTTGGCcattgtctgtcgtcgttggcgTCTCTTCTTCACCAGAACCAATGGgctgatttcaaccaaacttggcacaaacaTCACTTGGTAAAGaggattaaaattaattttgttcaatGAAGGGCCACGTTtcttttaaaggggagataattcagaattattaaaaaattgcttgtatttttcaaaatcttcttcttagagaTGATTTGGCCAGTCAAGCTTAgatttgtgtggaagcacccTCAGTTAAtgtggattcaagtttgttcaaatcatggtccctgggggggGGGCAGAATAGGAG is part of the Crassostrea angulata isolate pt1a10 chromosome 3, ASM2561291v2, whole genome shotgun sequence genome and encodes:
- the LOC128179085 gene encoding ATP-dependent RNA helicase A-like — protein: MPNSSCTLQHGTLYIDQRTVVKYQCLFSLETMKSFLTLTLAAVLLASCSAQWRRGPFIVGFGGDDGIFDDGFFDDDFYDDDFYDDDFFDDDSFGFFLGGPRRGGFGMGGVSPFVEGMNAGGFMGGMGAGVGGFTGASGFGGMGGMIGGHIGGSGYGKKHYGGYGKKMSGYGKKMTGYGKSSAISVPMVSGYHTSSYPQVGYAGGASYY